In a single window of the Microbacterium sp. SL75 genome:
- a CDS encoding ACP S-malonyltransferase, with protein sequence MIIAVFPGQGSQTPGFLSPWLELDGARERLAAYSEQAGVDLIAAGTEWDADRIRDTSVAQPLIVAASLLSWAALNDRAGASVHGVAGHSVGEIAALAASGVLSDDDALRLVGLRGRAMAEAAAAVETGMSAVVGGDEQTVLERLDVLGLTPANYNGGGQIVAAGELSALAELASEAPRGARVIALQVAGAFHTRFMEPAVETLRAAAADVAVSDPSTTLWTNSDGSVVAEGRRALDLVVAQVASPVRWDRCMLSFAEHGVTGIIEMSPAGALTGLAKRALRGTPTVAVKTPDDLDAAVSLLKEEQA encoded by the coding sequence GTGATCATCGCCGTCTTCCCCGGACAGGGCTCTCAGACCCCCGGGTTCCTTTCGCCCTGGCTCGAACTCGACGGGGCGCGTGAGCGTCTCGCCGCCTATTCCGAGCAGGCGGGCGTCGATCTCATCGCCGCCGGTACCGAGTGGGATGCCGATCGCATCCGCGACACGAGCGTGGCGCAGCCGCTGATCGTGGCGGCGAGCCTGCTGTCGTGGGCCGCGCTGAACGACCGCGCCGGCGCGTCGGTGCACGGGGTCGCGGGGCACTCCGTCGGCGAGATCGCCGCACTGGCGGCATCCGGTGTGCTCTCCGACGACGACGCGCTGCGTCTGGTCGGACTCCGCGGCCGCGCGATGGCCGAGGCCGCCGCCGCCGTCGAGACCGGCATGAGCGCCGTCGTGGGCGGCGACGAGCAGACCGTGCTCGAGCGACTGGACGTGCTCGGCCTCACCCCGGCCAACTACAACGGCGGTGGCCAGATCGTGGCGGCCGGTGAACTCTCGGCGTTGGCAGAGCTCGCCTCCGAGGCGCCGCGCGGTGCGCGCGTCATCGCGCTGCAGGTCGCGGGAGCGTTCCACACCCGTTTCATGGAGCCCGCCGTCGAGACCCTCCGCGCCGCCGCCGCCGACGTCGCAGTCTCTGACCCGAGCACGACGCTCTGGACGAACTCCGACGGCTCCGTCGTCGCCGAGGGACGTCGCGCCCTCGACCTCGTCGTCGCTCAGGTCGCCTCCCCCGTGCGCTGGGACCGCTGCATGCTGTCGTTCGCCGAGCACGGCGTGACCGGCATCATCGAGATGTCCCCCGCCGGCGCCCTCACCGGGCTCGCCAAGCGCGCCCTCCGCGGCACCCCGACCGTCGCGGTCAAGACCCCCGACGACCTCGACGCGGCCGTCTCCCTGCTGAAAGAAGAACAGGCATGA
- a CDS encoding PucR family transcriptional regulator encodes MAAAAQEKADTLTWLRRISGDLATATIQRLEETLPWYAEMPPARRSAVGLVAQAGITSFLQWFEEPASTPAIAADIFAAAPRELLRSVSLTQTLQLVRVTVEVMEERVAGRSEKVREAMLSYSREVAFAAADVYARAAEARGLWDARLEALVVDSILTGEADDELPSRIAALGWHGHGEVAVLVGTTPPQLDVDQVRRTARKLGVDVLIGVQGSRLVLVVGRADLPARAGEENAELPFPEIARRLEPGFGTGHLVLGPAVPALVDAGQSARAALAGFAVARAWRHAPRPVEADDLLPERALAGDAVAKQTLVDRVYQPLHAHSADLVATLWSYLDNGRSLEATARELYVHPNTVRYRLKRVSEVIGWDATGPREALILQTALILGSIGTDATRRRSPVGRRSPLAR; translated from the coding sequence GTGGCCGCCGCCGCGCAGGAGAAGGCCGACACCCTCACCTGGCTCCGGCGTATCTCGGGCGATCTGGCCACGGCGACGATCCAGCGCCTCGAAGAGACCCTGCCCTGGTACGCCGAGATGCCCCCCGCTCGGCGATCGGCCGTCGGGCTCGTCGCCCAGGCGGGCATCACCTCGTTCCTGCAGTGGTTCGAGGAGCCGGCATCCACTCCCGCCATCGCCGCGGACATCTTCGCCGCCGCTCCCCGTGAGCTGCTGCGCAGCGTCAGCCTGACGCAGACGCTTCAGCTCGTCCGCGTGACCGTCGAGGTCATGGAGGAACGCGTGGCCGGCCGCAGCGAGAAGGTGCGCGAGGCGATGCTGTCGTATTCGCGCGAGGTCGCCTTCGCCGCCGCCGACGTGTACGCGCGTGCCGCCGAGGCGCGGGGGCTCTGGGATGCGCGTCTCGAAGCCCTCGTCGTCGACTCGATCCTCACCGGCGAGGCCGACGACGAACTCCCCAGCCGCATCGCCGCCCTCGGGTGGCACGGCCACGGAGAAGTCGCCGTCCTGGTGGGCACGACTCCCCCGCAGCTCGATGTCGACCAGGTTCGGCGCACCGCGCGCAAGCTCGGCGTCGACGTGCTCATCGGTGTGCAGGGTTCCCGCCTGGTGCTCGTGGTCGGCCGGGCCGACCTGCCCGCCCGCGCCGGCGAAGAGAACGCCGAACTGCCGTTCCCCGAGATCGCGAGGCGCCTCGAGCCCGGCTTCGGCACCGGGCATCTCGTGCTCGGGCCCGCCGTGCCCGCGCTGGTCGACGCGGGGCAGAGCGCTCGTGCGGCCCTCGCCGGCTTCGCCGTGGCCCGTGCCTGGCGCCACGCCCCGCGCCCGGTCGAGGCCGACGACCTGTTGCCCGAGCGCGCCCTCGCCGGCGACGCCGTGGCCAAGCAGACCCTGGTCGACCGCGTGTATCAGCCCCTGCACGCGCACAGCGCCGATCTCGTCGCGACCCTGTGGAGCTACCTCGACAACGGCCGCTCGCTCGAGGCCACGGCCCGCGAGCTGTACGTGCATCCCAACACCGTGCGGTACCGCCTCAAGCGCGTGTCGGAGGTCATCGGGTGGGATGCCACCGGGCCGCGAGAGGCGCTCATCCTGCAGACCGCGCTCATCCTCGGATCGATCGGAACGGATGCCACGCGCCGCCGGAGTCCGGTGGGCCGACGGTCGCCTCTGGCGCGTTGA
- a CDS encoding beta-ketoacyl-ACP synthase III, with the protein MSTPTLRQLQGPAHTRIYSYGAARGENFVPNDDLVGPIDSSDEWIRQRTGIVTRVRANKETDAIDLATTAAREAVEKSGVAPEDIDAVIVATISNPKQTPSASAIVADRIGANPAAAYDLNAACAGFAYGVGQADALVRAGLAKHVVVVGAEKLSDVVDPTDRSISFLLGDGAGAVVVGPSDTPGIGPTIWGSDGSKADAVGMNATLTDFRDGVAAWPTLRQEGPTVFRWAVWEMVKVARQAIEAAGIEPADLAAFVPHQANMRIIDEFAKQLGLPETVVIGRDIETTGNTSAASIPLATHRLLEEHPELSGGLALQIGFGAGLVFGAQVVVLP; encoded by the coding sequence ATGAGCACCCCCACCCTCCGCCAGCTGCAGGGCCCCGCGCACACGCGCATCTACTCGTACGGCGCCGCCCGCGGCGAGAACTTCGTGCCGAACGACGACCTCGTCGGCCCGATCGACTCGAGCGACGAGTGGATCCGCCAGCGCACCGGCATCGTCACGCGCGTTCGCGCGAACAAAGAGACGGATGCCATCGACCTGGCCACCACGGCCGCGCGCGAGGCCGTAGAGAAGTCGGGCGTGGCGCCCGAAGACATCGATGCGGTGATCGTGGCGACCATCAGCAACCCCAAGCAGACGCCGTCCGCCTCGGCCATCGTGGCCGACCGGATCGGTGCGAACCCCGCCGCCGCGTACGACCTCAACGCCGCCTGCGCGGGCTTCGCGTACGGCGTCGGTCAGGCCGACGCGCTCGTGCGGGCGGGCCTTGCGAAGCACGTCGTCGTCGTCGGTGCCGAAAAGCTCAGCGACGTCGTCGATCCCACCGACCGCAGCATCTCGTTCCTGCTCGGCGACGGCGCGGGCGCCGTGGTCGTGGGCCCGAGCGACACCCCCGGCATCGGCCCCACCATCTGGGGCTCGGATGGCTCGAAGGCGGATGCGGTGGGCATGAACGCCACCCTCACCGACTTCCGCGACGGGGTCGCCGCCTGGCCGACCCTGCGTCAGGAGGGCCCCACGGTCTTCCGCTGGGCCGTCTGGGAGATGGTCAAGGTCGCGCGCCAGGCCATCGAGGCCGCGGGCATCGAGCCCGCCGACCTCGCCGCCTTTGTGCCGCACCAGGCGAACATGCGCATCATCGACGAGTTCGCCAAGCAGCTCGGTCTTCCCGAGACCGTCGTGATCGGTCGCGACATCGAGACCACCGGCAACACGTCTGCGGCGTCCATTCCCCTCGCCACCCACCGCTTGCTCGAGGAACACCCCGAGCTCAGCGGCGGCCTCGCGCTGCAGATCG